The window TTTTGATGATCTTAGATTAAACTTTTCTACCCACCCTGCACCTCTTTGTGTATTGTAAACCTGGTTTGAAATCCCTCATGGTTAGGCATTGCAACTGATCTGCGTTGCTATTTCTCATTCTGTCATTCAGTATAGTTTCTGAACCATGAAGAGGGCTATGCCATgggatgatgatgaagaagatgactCATCATCATCTGATGAATCATCAGACTCGGGATCAAATGGAGGAACAAAAAAGAACACTTGTAAGAAAAGCATTACATCTAAAGAAAAAGCATCTGAAGGTAATTTGTCTAATTTTGTCCCTTGACAAAATGCATGATTTGTAGTAATATGTAAAGCTTCTGTTATAAGCACTCTCCTTAAATCTCTTTTAACCCAGGTGGTGGTTCTGGGAGACGTGGAAACAAGGTGTTGAACTTTGAAGCATTGAGTCGATATGGGTACAAAGGTGGACTATCAGTTTTGAGTGTTCCTCCTCCAAAAGAGGCAGAAAAACAAAGAGATTGGTCTTGGTCTGATGGTAAGGAAAGACGAGCTGCTGGTAGGGAGAATGAGGAGGAAACTTACGAAGAAAGGGAGAAAACTAGAACTACTCTTGCACGTGCAGAGCTGTTAGCAAATGTAGAAACTCCAAGTGAAAGAAGGAACCGTTCCTTCGCGCAGAAGGAGAAAAGGAAGAGGGATCTTGGTCAAGCTAGCCGGGGAAAGAGTTATGTGGAAGAGGAGAAGAGACTGTTAAGAGAAAATGGTGTCTATTCCGGCTTTGATGCCTGATAATAATAGACCAGTCCCCAGAATCAGGTAAATTTCAGGACTAGTGTTCAAACAGTTTGTTAAATTCAGCATACCTTTCATGTCTTATCTTGACAACAATGTGTTTAAAGAGATTTATAAAGTGATTACTGTGTTTGAGCTCCctcattaatatataatcaagtaTAGCAAAAACTTGTCAATTCCTTTTCAAAACCTATATCTTATTTTGAAACAACATAATCATAACCGATGAGTGTGTTTAATGACGCAAAACTACAcaattttgtctttttttcatGTGTAAATGGAATCAAACTGGCCAATATTAAAGGAATTGATGAGATATTTGAGTTGGACTTGTGGCATTGAGTGGTGCAGGGAAAAGAGGATTcatgaattgattgatttggatgaaaggaagataaataattttattgatgaaaaactgaattattaggttaaaaggtatataataaagatatatattttaattgattaattattattattattctcagttagtttataaattatttacataCCTATTAGCTAGCTAggttaatttgtataatttttcataattttgagactaatatatatataaaagtaaaaatataatttatttattttaaaaagatttttttaatccataattattttattttttcactcaATCAGATTATGCTGCATCATTTTCTTATTCAAATTCCCCCCTTACTCATttctcttaaataaataaatttatttaaaaaaactatgtcttaaaatattttcttaaaacatttattgataaattattgtTGCTTATTTCATTGCCTATTTTAGCTAGCATGCCTTGAATTCTTAAAATAGTGATTTACTTCAACTTAACTtgtttttactatattttattatacactactcttattatttgataataaacCTACTTAAGCAAACACTTATAATAAGATAATTCATTCATGACTCGTACACTACTCATATGAAGATTGGGGCAATGATTTAAAAATCACAACCAATGAATGGATTTCAACTTCATTTTAAACATGAGGCAGTCAGAAACATTAATCTAGTACAAATCTACACCTTGCTGAGTGTTCAACAGAGAAATAGTAGAAACAAACTCTTGAATGTTAGTGTCGGATGAGCCACCTTGATCAACCGCCTCAATCGCCAACTTCTTCCACTTCAAAGCATTTTGCCTTATCTTATGACCATTTCCTTCGTCTCCCTCTTCCATCACTTGTTTTATACAAACCTCAATCTCATCTCTATTGAAGAACCCATTTTCATTGTTCACTTTAACTCTAACCCCCACTTTCCAAACATCCACTACATATTTTGTATTAGTCATTTGATCACTCCATTGCGGAATAGCCACCATTGGTACCCCCAAGCTTAGTGCCTCAAGCGTCGAGTTCCATCCGCAGTGAGTCACGAAACACCCAACAGCCTGATGAGCCAAAACATCGAGTTGAGGACACCAATTCACAACAAGACCCTTTTCCAATGTCTCTTCCTTAAACCAACTAGGAAGTTTCCCTTCTTCAGAAGCTCTTACTACCTGTTGTTagtatataaatattcattCAAAGTTGTAGATAAACTcaataactaaatattatttgaaagatttattttccaactaaattaaaatttgattcctTAGTAAGTTTTAGATTTAAGAGttagaataatatttacaaacacTACATAGTAGAGACATACTATTATCATCTATAGTTTGTCTGATCTATGCTtttgagttatttgagattaattttaaataaatttcgttttaatcttattaatcatcaatcataaaattcaaattatcaacaattatatatatatatatatatatattaatttaagaaactaTATTGTAGTCACCACAACTTAAAAAAGGTAGaatatttgagttttatatatataaatgaaggCATATGTATGATatcaaaagaagaagataatgaattttatcaatataataaaaaaaaatattgatgggAATCGAGTCGTcgatctataaatatatataatcactagcagttttttttttttttttaattaaatcaaacactaaatatataataatatgactagtgatattttaaaataatcctaTTTGAACAATAGGAAAGTGTCGATATGAGAGAGGCTGTAACTGAAATTTCTTTCTAACTATTATTAAACAATGACTAATTAATGACTTCTTTCTTACCCACAAGAAAGGAGCATTGGTGTTCTTGAGACCCTGTGCAATTTCCTCCATTTGATCTTCTCCCAAACTAGCCAAGCTCCCAAACGCCACATAAACGACCGATCCCGATTTCCCCCTCGAATCGAGCCAATGCATGCACGATTCAGTGCTCGGAGAGAATAGACTGAGCCCGTACTCTGTGTCATCCTCCATTTTCTTGTCCAGGTACATCGATGGAACTGTAGGTCCAATCGTCTTCACTGCCCATTTCGTTTCCAGCACCCAATTAATCACTTCTTCTTCAAGCTTatcaaaagaattaaaaaatatccaATCTGCCTTCCCAAAGCTGTAGAATTGACTCGATACAAGCTGGAAAATGTTTGGGTTCGATTCTGTCGACTCAACTATGAAAGATGGAAGATCGGTCACCTGTTCaagaatcaaatatatattatgggtTGTTGTTTTCAATACAATATCTGGTACTTTCTTAATATAAATTTCCAATATATAGTACGTACCTTCAATGAAGGCAAAGCAGGAAGGGGCGGTAGATCGAGAGAGAAAGAAGACTCATGTGTAGAAGGAATCTTGAGATTAGCTTGGGTAAAATGATAGAAAATTGCACATACAGAACATGATTGAGTGTAAAAAACAGCTGAAAGAAGGCCGAGGTTTTTAGCGATATCGACAGCCCATGGGAAAACAGAGTCGTAGATTAGGACTGTCGGGGGATGATCGGAGTTAAGATGTTTGTCGACGATGAGTTGGGTTAAGGTTTGAGGAACGACGTCGTTAAATCTAGCGAGACATTCATCTACGGTGGAAAAGTTGTCATCTGGATTGTATCCATCGGAGATGCAGTCTACTTGAATGGAAGCGGCGGCGGCTTTTTGAAGCTGTGGAAGAGATTTGGACATTAAAGTTGTGGCGACTATGGTTACTTTAACACCCTTTGAGGCTAGGCGTTTGGAGAATTGAAGAATGGGATTTATATGGCCTTGTGTTGGGAATGGAATTACCAATACATGAGCTCCTAATTCACCCATCTCTTTCTCTCACACACAATAGAGGAGTAGTAGTAGGATAAGAAGAGGAAGattaacattttcaaaactAGTATTTATAAGGGTACTTGAAGAGTTGTAATCAGTGTAGTTTAGTTTGTATATGtaatgaaccaatatgaatcaaataccaaatataaaccaatatgaaccaaataagaacatgttattttatataacaatagGTTTAAGGTTAGGGCTTGAAAAAATGAAGAtcgtataataaaaaaaatcgatttaggttagggTGAAATAAAGATTAGGTAAATAAGAACGTAAATCTGTATCTGCATAAGCACCGTCGCCTTCGTCGCCGCCGCCGTCGCCGCCGCCGTCGCcgccgccgtgaaagagagaacaaaagaagagagagaaagaaaatgaaagaaatggaaaattagagtatttatactcaacctaatccacttagcgaaacgctaagtcacttagcgtttcgcgacaatggcaaaatcgtccaaaaaaaataaaatcaccacgagcgcaataaaattaataaattaccatcagatcaaataacctcatctttgagattatttgatcaaatttcccaatttAAGAAGTAGGGTTTATTAATTgtctatttatttgtttttttgatttttttgattttttttattttttgttgaaatcagAATATATTTGGAGGTGTTCATTTTGATTATAATACATAgagtatttataaataaactagtCACTTAATATGACTTTTGACGTTTCTTTGTTTAGGCACGTCAAACAACGAGTCTAGATAGATAATATAATCGGGATTTTGTGTTTAGGtgatatcaaaatataatatttatttatcgatAATGGAGGAGAGTTAATCCAACATAAATTGAGAAATATCAACTCAATTGAAAAATTTTCTCATCTTGAAGATGACTACGTCCTAAAGGAGGACTCATTGTCAAAAAGAATGATCGATCTCGTCTTTCTAGGTCTACCTCTCGCATCATCGATCGGTCAAATATAACAGATCGTCAAATCATTTGACGAATCTTTGCACGTATTTCAATAGGTGTGTAAAATTATCGTGTAATACATTTGTTACATATCTTTAAGTAAAATATGGTATTTGCatgttttcttttcaaataaaacttcaCGTAAATTTAATTAGTGTaaaacaacttttaaaaaaaaaaattgaatggcCAAAAATTTGTTTCAAACTAAGTCTTAAATCTCCAGTAGAATTGTACAAAGAAGTTGTAACGCCTCGATTtctgttaattttttttgaattaatttttgaaaatatttttttatatatttaaaccgaatagaaattgaattttggattttaaaattgccacataatttaaaaaaatattttacgtaattaaacacattttaaattttattttggttcgGAGTTTGATTTCACCAcagaaaaaatgatttttgtgATTATTGTTCCATAAGTTAAATAGAGGTTTTCTACTTTaatatagattatttttattttttattttttttgatggGGGAAGTTTAAGTCATGTTATCTCATTCAatcatccttcttcttttttcctTCTATCAATCAAAAGTCAAGAAAAGTCATCGCTGCCTCCTTCATCAAAGGTCAACAAcctttagttttattaattatttttttccataATTCCTTTTATCCTCCTCTTCTTAAATTGGCTGAGGGCTTGTTTGATTGAGTTTATTCTTAGTTATTGACGTCGACTTATCCAGCTTATTCTCAAATATGTTTGATATGATTTCAGCTTATTTAATCGTTAAGTTTGGGTATGTTTGATTCAGTTTATacgttaaatttatttattttttatatttataatattatttaataattaatattatatatatatataatattatatatatattaatttaattttaaatattaataaattatttaaattaaaaataaataaatatatatttgaaaataaattatatcaatatattaatttttataaatttttgttaatatataattttaaatattaataaatgacttaaattaaaaataatatattttaaaataaataatatgaataaaaaaaataatttattattattatatatatttctctctatGACCCAAATTTTCAATTATGAAGTTATTttcagactttattactctcttattattattatttatttcgtCTGATTCATCTTAATTATAATCctattatatttcatattttgcttaaaataaataaaataattaaaaatagattaaatagacgagaaagaatgaataaaatgattaaaaataaataaaataaatgagaaaaaatgaataaaaaaacattttaaaatgatgagagaagaggttataattttaaacgtATGAAAGGAGGTAGAAGGAAATTGAATTTAAACGTAAaagtgtgtttgattataatttttttgtctaAAGTTATTAGACAAAGTTACTTATAAACgctaaatcaaacaaggcctaaatcCACGACTTTTCAACAACCCACTTTAGTGCTcggtaatattttatttattattatatatattatttagtgtattttcttaattactatttgatttaattttttattttattttaaaataatctgaaattattattattttatttttatctatttaaattgaGGTA is drawn from Impatiens glandulifera chromosome 3, dImpGla2.1, whole genome shotgun sequence and contains these coding sequences:
- the LOC124929123 gene encoding mogroside IE synthase-like, translating into MGELGAHVLVIPFPTQGHINPILQFSKRLASKGVKVTIVATTLMSKSLPQLQKAAAASIQVDCISDGYNPDDNFSTVDECLARFNDVVPQTLTQLIVDKHLNSDHPPTVLIYDSVFPWAVDIAKNLGLLSAVFYTQSCSVCAIFYHFTQANLKIPSTHESSFSLDLPPLPALPSLKVTDLPSFIVESTESNPNIFQLVSSQFYSFGKADWIFFNSFDKLEEEVINWVLETKWAVKTIGPTVPSMYLDKKMEDDTEYGLSLFSPSTESCMHWLDSRGKSGSVVYVAFGSLASLGEDQMEEIAQGLKNTNAPFLWVVRASEEGKLPSWFKEETLEKGLVVNWCPQLDVLAHQAVGCFVTHCGWNSTLEALSLGVPMVAIPQWSDQMTNTKYVVDVWKVGVRVKVNNENGFFNRDEIEVCIKQVMEEGDEGNGHKIRQNALKWKKLAIEAVDQGGSSDTNIQEFVSTISLLNTQQGVDLY
- the LOC124931418 gene encoding uncharacterized protein LOC124931418, whose amino-acid sequence is MKRAMPWDDDEEDDSSSSDESSDSGSNGGTKKNTCKKSITSKEKASEGGGSGRRGNKVLNFEALSRYGYKGGLSVLSVPPPKEAEKQRDWSWSDGKERRAAGRENEEETYEEREKTRTTLARAELLANVETPSERRNRSFAQKEKRKRDLGQASRGKSYVEEEKRLLRENGVYSGFDA